The segment CCCATAGTCCGCCAGCAGTTTGGCCTCGTCCCGGACGCCGATCTGTCGCATCTCGATTCGCGTGCTCAGCATCGCAGCCAGCAATTTGACCAGTTCGCGAAAATCGACTCGTGCTTCGGCAAGGTAATAAATCACAACGCGTTGCCGACCAAGGATTTGCTCGACGTCGACCAGTTGCATCACCAAGCCAAGCTTTTCGATCTGTTTCTCGACGTCTTTCATCAGCTTTGCACGACCGGCTTCGTTGGCTGCCAAATCGTCCGCGTCCTGGTCGCCGAACTCGCGGAGAATTCTTCCAGACGGAGGATCGTCGAGATGCGACAACGCGTCGTCGGAGGCTTCGCAGAGAACCTGGCCAGATTCCGTACCGCGATCGGTTTTGACGATTACTTCCTGGCCGCGGCGATACGAGTCCGTGCTGCCGGCCTGCATCACGCCAAGGTTCCGCATCGATCCGTATCTGACGATATAGCTGGGCAAAGTAGGGCTTTCAGAGAGAGTGTGCGATTTCATTTTAGCCGAATGTTTGCCACTTTGAATCACCGGGCGATTGCTATTCGTGCCGAGATCGCGTTTCGCTAGTATTCGCGGGCCATAGTACCGATCGAACGGGAATTCCGGGAACGAATCGAATGAAAAATCTAGCTACAACGGGCGCAGTCTGCGCAATCTGCCTGCTCACAATTTGTGCCGCCGCCACGTTGACCTCCGGGTGCGCGAAAGAAAGCGGTTCGCCGTTCTCGCGATCTCGCGTCGATCTGAAAAAGCTGACTCCATTTGCTGCTGATGCAACACCGCAGGTTTCCAATGTTCCGCCGCCGCCAGCGGTCGATCCTCAAGCTCCTGATCGTTTCTTGGTTCGCTTCAAGACCACCAAAGGAGACTTCGTCGCGGAAGTCAATCGCGAGTGGTCGCCTCGCGGCGTGGACCGGTTTCACAACATGGTCAAAGTCGGCTATTTCAATGACATCGCCATCTTCCGCGCGGTGCCGAACTTTATGTTTCAGTTTGGCATCCACGGCAATCCGGCCGTGAACAAGGACTGGGCAGAAGCTCGCTTCAAAGACGATACGCCGGTTGGGGTTTCGAATCTGCCAGGCACGCTCTGTTTTGCCAAAACTGGCCAACCGAATTCACGATCCGTGCAGATGTTCGTCAACCTTGGCCAAAATGCTCCGCTCGATATTCAGGGATTCACGCCGTTCGCGAAAGTGATCGAAGGGATGGACGTTGTACGGGCAATCAACACCGAATACGGCGAAAACCCGAGCTCCGAAGATGTTCAGGGCAAGCTAAAACGTGAAGGCAATGATTATGTCCTGAAGCGATTCCCCAGAATTGATTTGATTCGAAGCGTAGAATTGATCCAGCCCACTGGATAGAATGGGCTGAGGAAGAATTGGGCAGGCATATGCACTCTACGGAGCAGAAAATGAATCAGAATCGAATTTCAAACTCTTGGTTGGCCGTTACGATCGCTGGCGTTATCGTCGCGATGGGTTGTGGGTTCTGGCTTGGCCAGTCCAGCCAACAAAACGCGATCAGCCAATCAACGCAATCCGATCTGCAGGCTCAATACGCGGAGATGCAAAAGACATTGCCGCTTCGATTGTCAGCGGATTCTGCTTCGGGCGGCAAGACGATTTCGATGGCGACTGGCACCATCACGGCAGACGTTGACGGTCTGTTCATTCTTGACCACCTGACCGGCGGACTTCAGTGCTGGTTGCTCAACTCAAGAACTGGAAACGTCGGCGGTATCTACGTCGCTGACGTCAATCTGGCTCTCGGACTCGACAAAGGTGATCCGGATTTCGTGATGACGACCGGAGACTTCTTCATTCGCGGCAACTCTGGTTCTCTGAAAGCCGCCAACACGGTTTGCTATGTTGGCGAAGGCAAATCTGGCAAAGTCGCCGGATTCAGTTTGGCTTACGATAAAGCCGGAATTCAGGCTGGGAAAGTGCAACGCGGCGAGCTGAATTTGGTTTGCGTCGGCCCGATTCGTCAAGCTGGCGCGATCCGCGAATAAGCCTGCCGAAACTTGCTTACATTCAACTGCCGTCGGGTTTGTCCCTGCGGCTTTTTCTATTTGACGACCATGCCGCAGCGACTCGAAGTAAGCTTCGTGCCGTCTGAAAACGTGACCTCCAGCGGTCGGTCGTGAAAGTTGTAGATTACGTAAGTTCTTCTGCCGTTACGGACAAACACATTGGCAAAAAGATAGTCCGCAGTGACCGAAGCGTCATTAGTGCCGATCTCATTCAACGTGTGGATCCAATGGTACATAAACGCATGAGAGTTCCCTCCTTCGAGGTGGCAATCCGGATTCGCGTTGATGAACATAGCCGCCGGTTCCGGGTCGTAGAGAGCTCCGAACATCACCAGCAGATCGCCCCAGCCCTTGTTTAGATCCGAACCGTTTTTTCGATCTCTCGCGACCGAATCATAGTTCTGTTTTACGTAGTCCGGGAATCGACCGAGGTAGACCGATGCCGGTGTGAACGGCAGCCAGTTGATTCCGTGAATCTTGTCCACGTCACCGGAAAACCACGTCGCAAACGCACCCTTTCCGCCCCACACCATGCCGATCGCCGTGTGCGGAAACGCTTTGGGAAAGTTGCTGCCGGACACGTCCAGCCAGTATTCTTCAACCGCTGTGCGTTCGGTGTTGAACAGAAACGCGCCGAGGTCACGCGTTCTGTCGTCACCCATGGCTTCTCCCCACAGCATCATTCCGTACCATGCGTTGAGCGATTCAGACGATGACTCCTGGTTGTTCCCGTCGCCAAATCGAGCGTGTCCGGACGCCCACGAATGCCCGGCGTACAAGTCAAAGCCACGTAGCTGGGGAAACCGTTCGGTCGCGGACGGAGCAGCGATGTCTTCGATCAACAGCTTGACCATCGGCGCCCATTTTCTGCCCCAAGCCTGATCGACGCGTGCGATTTCTGCCGCGGCTCGAATAAAGTATCCATAGTGGAAATGGTGATCGTTGAGTTCAACGTCGCTTCCGTAAGAAGGGCGGCTGCCGATCAAGGTGCCCCAGTTTTCGTCGTAGTAAAACAGCGTAGCCGTTTCACCTTCAGAGGCGACGAACCAATTTTCAAGTCGACGTTTGAGTTCGGCGATGAGCTTCTCTTGCCGTTCCGATTCGCCGAGCGATTCACAAATGCCGCTTAGCGACGCCAGTTTGCCGAGATGTTTGCCTTCCCAATACGTGTCCTTGAACTCGAGCGTCGGTTTGGCCAATTCCGCGTCGAGATAATCCAGCATTCGTTTTCGGTCAGGAATTCCCTGCGGTGGAAGCAACGGCAGCGTTCCCTGAATCGGAACTCGCGTGCTGAACGAAGTTCCCGCCCGCAGTTTCATCTCTCCTCGAACGGACTTGTAACTCTGACCTGTCAGCTCGTCACTCGAATACTTCCACTGATGCGGGTAGAGCGCCGTCAGCGTGTCGTCAGATTTCGCAGGCTCCTTCGGATCCGTTCTCAGGCTCAATTCGGTGACCAGATAGCCGTCCTCGAACCGAAAGTCAAAACTCGATTCGGTGACGTGGTTGTGAGCACAGCTGCGAAACTGCTCCAGCGTCTTGGTGTCCCGATCGGGCAACAGCGCGATCGAAAAATAGTCTTTCGTCGAATCCAGAACCATTGTGGAATCATTCTCGATCGACCAATGACTGCCGCGCGGTCCAAACAGGCCGTAATGATTCCCACGAACGGTGACGCCGACGGTGGCTGATTCCTCTCCGCCGTGCCAGACCTCAGGTTTGACCGCAAACTTCAGCCGAACCTTTCCTGAAACGCCGGAGCCGTAAACGAAAGGGCTGCCGTGCCCAAAGCTTGTTTTCAGATCCGCGTTTGGCGACGAAAAACGCGTCGTGATGAACCAGCCAGATGCCTTCTGCAATCGAGCGTCATCAAATGTTGCCCCAGCGATTCCGATCACGATATCGCCGTTGGGTGAAACGCCTTCGCCCATGATCGCGCTTTCGGCCGCGACGATCGCAGCTCCGGGATAGCTGATCGAAAGGCCGTCTTCGCACGCAACCATTCCCATCGGATGGGCAAACAGATTGTGTGAAAACCGTTCCCAGACCAGCGAGCTCCACCACTGATTCGTCGGTGTTGGGCCGTCGAGCGATTCGTCTTTGAAGATCTGCTGCTGCAGCGGTTTGCACGCTTCCGGTCGCACGGTCGTGAAGCTTCCGGGGCCCAGCGTGGTCTGAGCCAGCGTCGTGGTGGGAAGTATTGAGGTGCCGCTGAATGTTAGCGCCACGACTGTTAGCGCGAACAGAACCTTGGTTCTGAACCGCAGGAACGAAAGTTTGGAATCCATCTTGAAGCCTAAAACGGTAGCGGGAAGATGGGCCTAGCCTTCGATAACACGCGTACCTGGAAGCGAATCATGCCATCCCGAAGGACCGGAGCCTGTGTCGCCAAAGAAAAAGGAGAATGGCTCGAAAGGAATCATGCGACAGAAAGTTCGCCCCACAACCTGTAAGAATGTGGCCCGGCTTCCGTCTTCGCTGACGACTTTTGTGCCAAACAGCATCTTGCCGATCGTGCGTCCGCAAGTTGCTTCCAGCAAGATGTAATAGCCCAAGAAGAAAACCATCGAAAGAAGCAACGCGATCAAGGGCGCGATTTCTGGTGGTAACACAAATCCGCATCCCATTCCAATTGGAACGCCCAGCAGCTGCATGAACAAACCGTCGATAAAGTTGGTTCCGAATCGTTTTCCCAAGCTCGCGTTTCGCAGTCGCTTTCCGGATTGACCTTTGGGTTTCGATCCCGCGGCAGGCCCCTTGGGCAACGTTTGAATGTACGGATTGGAAACGACAGAAGCGTAGTCCGGGTCGAGGTCCGATTCTTCAGCGTTTTCATTTTCCTGACCACGCATTTGGCCGGGCATGCCGAATCCCGGATCCTGCACAACATGATTTCGTAGCGGATCGGGGCCGTTGTAAGCCGGCGCAGCGAACGGGTCTGCCTGTCGCTTGATCGCACCGATCCCCATTTTGTTCAGCTCTTGCGGATCTACCGACGCGGCTCTCTGAGCAGCCTGTGACGGAGTCGCAGCAGCGCCACTCGCGGCTCTGAAGGTGGCCGAAAACGGTTTGCCGCAGGACTTACATTTGATCTTCTTGCCTTGAAACTTCTCTGGCAAGTTGTAACGAGTTTGGCAGTTGGGACAGGCGACGATCAGCGACATTTCGATCTCTCGTGTGGCGTTTTAATTTTAATTCTACTCGGCGATCGAGGTCGCGTCCTGCGAATCGCGATGTGACTGGCCGGCGGGCTCCTTCGCTCAACGATTTTGACGCTTTTGCGGGCCAGAGCAACAGGCCGGTCAGCACAATGACGCGTTCAACGGTGAATCGAATCGATTCCTCCGATTGGCGAGGAAAGTCGCGTATTTTTGCAGGAAATGTCCGATTTGCCTATTAGAATTGGGTGATTCCAAGCTCTTGCCAACCCGTTGGACCACAGAAAGAAATTCGATGCACTTGCCGAGCGGACTTTCAACATCGATGACGCACCTACGAAACTTCTTTGCATTTGCTGCCTTGATCGCAGTCGTATTCGTACAAACTGAGTCTGTCGAGGCTCAGGAAGGCTTCCTGTCTGACGCCAACGCGGCTCGCGCAGGACTTAAAGTTGCCTGGTCTACCCAGGTGGAAATTTCTTCCAAAGCCAAACTTGTCGATTGGCAACTGGTCGTCGACGAAAATCAGGCCACGACTTACTACGTCATTTCCTATGGCTCTCGTAAAGAAGTCATCGCCGAAACTGATATAAGTGCGTTCGGCGTTCCGTACGGAATTGAGGGTGCGAAGCAGGCCGCGGAAGATCGCAAAGAAATCATTGAGTTCGCGCTTCGCAATGATGGCAAAGAAGACGTCAAAGTTGAAATCTCGGACTATTCGTTGCCACGTTCCACATTGTTTGCTCTGGGAGCCAGCGGACAGGTGATCTGTCTCGACGCGGATACCGGAGCGACTCGTTGGATTCAGCAGGTCGGAGATTTCCGGCTGCCCAGCATTGGCTTGGGGGCCAGCAAAACGCACGTCGCCGTCGCAAACGGCTCAACGGTCTACTGCCTGGATTTCGATACAGGCCGAATTCTCTTCAGCGGTCAATGCAAGAACGGGATCGATGCTTCGCCAGTCTGTTCGGAAGAGAACGTCTACGTTCCGCTCGTCAGCGGTCGGCTTCAGACGTTTCCAATCAAAGGCTTCGGAGTCGAAAGTTTCAACCTTGTCGCAGAAGGTGGGTCTCGTGCTCGTCCGCTGATTACCGAAAAACACGTTGTTTGGACGACCGAGAAAGGTCACATGAACGTGGCACCGCTAGGTTCACGTCGTACCGTTGAGTATCGATTGAAGACGAGTGCTCCGATTGTTTCGCAAGCTGCGGCTTCTGGCGGACGGCTGTTTGTTGGATCGCTGGACGGATTCGTCTACGGAGTCAATGAAACGACTGGCCAGCTCGATTGGGACGTTTCGACGGGTCAGGGAGTTCTCGGATCTCCTGTCCCGTTTGGTAACGAAGTCTATGTTGTGTCGCGAGCAAATGAGCTTTATAAGATCAACGCGGATTTGGGAACTTACCCTGAAGGCTGGCAGGTCCCAATCAGAGGCGTCAAACAGATCGCCGGCTTTGGTGTCGATACGCTGTACTGCATCAATATTCGCGGCCGCTTGATCGGAATCGATCGCAAAACGCGAGCCCTCACGAAATCGGTTGAAGGTGCGAGCGTTGAGTTGGTGATGCCCAACGGAATCACGGACCGCATGTTCTTTGCAACCAGCGGCGGTTTCATTCAATGCGTGCATGAAATTGGCAGTCTGCGTCCTCGATTCCTGGAAACGGATTTGGCTCTGGCCATGCAGGAAGACAAGACGAAGCCTCGTGAGGACGAATCGGCGATGGGCGAAGAAAATCCATTCGGTGATGATGCCGAAGACATGGATGACGACAACCCGTTCGGAGATGATTCGAATCCGTTTGGAGATGATGATTCAAGCGATGAATCGGACGAGAGCAATCCTTTCGGGGACGGCTAATCGCTGGCCGGAAGCATGGCATGGCGTCTGAAATCGTGGCATAAGTCCCTTGACGCGTGGCAGGCATTGGGAACAATCATCGCTTTCCCAACTTCACCCGGCCAAGCGATCAAGATATGGATTCCCCCGAGGTCAAACGCGCTCTCATCAGCGTCAGTAATAAACTTGGCATCGTCGATTTCGCCACTGGCTTGGTTGAAAAAGGCGTCGAAATCTACAGCACAGGCGGGACGCGACGCCATCTCGAACAGGCTGGCGTTAAAGTTCTTGATGTCTCGGAATACACCAAGTTTCCGGAGATGATGGATGGCCGCGTGAAGACGTTGCATCCAAAAATCTTTGCCGGAATTCTGGCGCGTCGAAATCGTGCCGACGATATGGAGTCGATGTCGGATCACGATATCGTTCCATTCGATATGGTTGTCGTGAATCTCTATCCGTTCGCAGCAACAATTGCCAACCCGAATGTTTTGGTTCACGAAGCCATTGAACAGATCGACATCGGCGGACCAAGCCTCATTCGTGCCGCTGCCAAGAACAGCGATTACGTCACAGTCGTGTCGAACCCTTACCAGTACGCAGAAGTTCTGGACGAGATCAACACTTCGGGCACGACTTCGGTTGGGCTGCGTCGGCGATTGATGGCTCAGGCCTTTCAGCATACGGCCAATTACGATTTGACGATCGCGGATTACTTCTCTGGCCAGACCGAAGGCGAGACGTTTCCTGCCACGATGACGGTCGTGCTGAACCGCCAATCGGTGCTTCGATACGGCGAGAATAGTCATCAGTCCGCGGCGTTGTACAGCAGCGAAAACAATCGCGAAGCTTCCTTGGTCAACTCGCGACAGATTCATGGCAAAGCACTTTCGTATAACAATCTGCTGGATCTCGATGCGGCGCTGAACATCGTCCGCGGTTTTGACAAAGCGGCTTGCAGTGTGATCAAGCACAACAATCCTTGCGGTGCCGCAATCGGCGATTCTTTGAAAGAAGCTTGCCAGAAAGGTTTCGCCGGCGATCCAGTCAGTGCGTTTGGCAGCGTCGTTGGAATGAATCAAATCGTTGACGGAGATACGGCCAGCTATCTTGCGGAAGGCGATTTGTTCGTCGAAGCAATCGTGGCCCCTGGCTTTGACGACGATGCACTGGAAATTCTGGTAACCAAACCAAAATGGAAAAAGAACGTGCGACTGTTGAAAGTCGGTGAACTGGATCCTCAACGTGGCAGCTGGGAGATGCGTCAGCTGGTTGGCGGCGTGCTGGTGCAAGATGCGGATGTGTTGATCGATGATCCGGAAACGTGGAAAGTCGTTACCGATGTTGAGCCGGACGAATCGCTGATGGAAGAGCTTGCGTTTGGCTGGTCGATGGTTCGCTACGTGAAATCCAATGCGATTACGCTGTCAAAAGACTGTGCTCTGGTCGGCGTCGGCGCTGGCCAAATGAGCCGCGTCGATTCGGTGAGGATCGCGATTCGAAAAGCCGGAGAAGAACGTGCTCAGGGTTCGGTGCTTGCATCGGATGCTTTCTTCCCATTCGCAGATTCGATCCCGTTGGCTGCTGAGGCTGGTGTTTCGGCAATTATTCAACCGGGCGGAAGCATGCGAGATCAGGAAGTCATCGATGCCTGTAACGAGCACGGAATTCCAATGGTGTTCGCCGGCAAACGTCACTTCCGACACTAAATCGTCCGTCAGCTGAGGCACGGCGGCAATTCTCACGTCCGCGGTTGCGATTCCATATTTGGCACGGTCGTTTCAATTGTGAAATGCGTTTAACTGTGCCGCATGCGTCATCGCGGCATGCGACGTTCCAACCGGTTGACGTGGATTGCCAGTCACGAGAGACTTGATTCCAAACAGCCCAAGCCATTTTTCGAATTGCACGCTATGGAACTTACCGAAATCTTTGCACAGCTTTCTCGTTGGGCACACATTATCGCAGCCATCGTGCTCACCGGCGGAACTCTTTTCATGAGATTCGCTCTGGTCCCTGCGATGTTGGAAACTTCGGCAAGCGAAGAAGTTCAACAAGCCGTTCGCAAGCGGTGGATGAAGTGGGTTGCCGGTGCAGCGCTTTTCCTGTTAGTCAGTGGATTTTACAACGCCTACCTGAAAGCAATCGGCTTCGAACTTTCGCCAATCTACAACGGGTTTCTAGGCGCCAAAATCCTGCTGGGTTTCTTCGCGTTCTGGCTTTCGGCAACTCTGGTCGGTCGCAGCGAACGAGCAAAACGATTCCGCGAACGGGAAATTTTCTGGCTCAATATTTTGACCTCTGTCGTGCTGGTGATCGTGTTGATGGCCGGATTCATGAAAATGGACTCCACCGATTACGTGAAAAAAGTGAAGTCCGAACCCGTCACGGTCGTGGAAGAATAGACAGCTATTCAGACATGCTCTCCACGATCTCTTTCGTGATCTCGGTGAGCTGTTTTTGCTTCGCGGTCAAGCGCCGCAGTGCCGATCGAATATCTGGGTTGTCCGTTGGGCCGATCGGATCGTTGGGATCATCGAGCATCTTCGCGTATCGGGTATGCCGCCGGTAAATTCGATCCTGAAGCGCACGCAGCATCTTGATTTCGGCGATTTTGCCGACCAGCGAAGAATCTCCCGGCTGTCCGCTGCCTGGTTGCCCTTTCCCCTGATTCTT is part of the Mariniblastus fucicola genome and harbors:
- a CDS encoding PSP1 domain-containing protein; translation: MPSYIVRYGSMRNLGVMQAGSTDSYRRGQEVIVKTDRGTESGQVLCEASDDALSHLDDPPSGRILREFGDQDADDLAANEAGRAKLMKDVEKQIEKLGLVMQLVDVEQILGRQRVVIYYLAEARVDFRELVKLLAAMLSTRIEMRQIGVRDEAKLLADYGDCGKPVCCNTHLVKMPPVSMKMAKLQKATLDPTKISGRCGRLKCCLRYEFETYDEIQKSMPNVGWRIVTRQGKAKVIAQQILAEQLLIETEDHRRMLIDASEVLSVLEKTSPAKPKKKKKKKPKPKPKN
- a CDS encoding peptidylprolyl isomerase — its product is MKNLATTGAVCAICLLTICAAATLTSGCAKESGSPFSRSRVDLKKLTPFAADATPQVSNVPPPPAVDPQAPDRFLVRFKTTKGDFVAEVNREWSPRGVDRFHNMVKVGYFNDIAIFRAVPNFMFQFGIHGNPAVNKDWAEARFKDDTPVGVSNLPGTLCFAKTGQPNSRSVQMFVNLGQNAPLDIQGFTPFAKVIEGMDVVRAINTEYGENPSSEDVQGKLKREGNDYVLKRFPRIDLIRSVELIQPTG
- a CDS encoding glycosyl hydrolase, which codes for MDSKLSFLRFRTKVLFALTVVALTFSGTSILPTTTLAQTTLGPGSFTTVRPEACKPLQQQIFKDESLDGPTPTNQWWSSLVWERFSHNLFAHPMGMVACEDGLSISYPGAAIVAAESAIMGEGVSPNGDIVIGIAGATFDDARLQKASGWFITTRFSSPNADLKTSFGHGSPFVYGSGVSGKVRLKFAVKPEVWHGGEESATVGVTVRGNHYGLFGPRGSHWSIENDSTMVLDSTKDYFSIALLPDRDTKTLEQFRSCAHNHVTESSFDFRFEDGYLVTELSLRTDPKEPAKSDDTLTALYPHQWKYSSDELTGQSYKSVRGEMKLRAGTSFSTRVPIQGTLPLLPPQGIPDRKRMLDYLDAELAKPTLEFKDTYWEGKHLGKLASLSGICESLGESERQEKLIAELKRRLENWFVASEGETATLFYYDENWGTLIGSRPSYGSDVELNDHHFHYGYFIRAAAEIARVDQAWGRKWAPMVKLLIEDIAAPSATERFPQLRGFDLYAGHSWASGHARFGDGNNQESSSESLNAWYGMMLWGEAMGDDRTRDLGAFLFNTERTAVEEYWLDVSGSNFPKAFPHTAIGMVWGGKGAFATWFSGDVDKIHGINWLPFTPASVYLGRFPDYVKQNYDSVARDRKNGSDLNKGWGDLLVMFGALYDPEPAAMFINANPDCHLEGGNSHAFMYHWIHTLNEIGTNDASVTADYLFANVFVRNGRRTYVIYNFHDRPLEVTFSDGTKLTSSRCGMVVK
- a CDS encoding RDD family protein, which gives rise to MSLIVACPNCQTRYNLPEKFQGKKIKCKSCGKPFSATFRAASGAAATPSQAAQRAASVDPQELNKMGIGAIKRQADPFAAPAYNGPDPLRNHVVQDPGFGMPGQMRGQENENAEESDLDPDYASVVSNPYIQTLPKGPAAGSKPKGQSGKRLRNASLGKRFGTNFIDGLFMQLLGVPIGMGCGFVLPPEIAPLIALLLSMVFFLGYYILLEATCGRTIGKMLFGTKVVSEDGSRATFLQVVGRTFCRMIPFEPFSFFFGDTGSGPSGWHDSLPGTRVIEG
- a CDS encoding outer membrane protein assembly factor BamB family protein is translated as MHLPSGLSTSMTHLRNFFAFAALIAVVFVQTESVEAQEGFLSDANAARAGLKVAWSTQVEISSKAKLVDWQLVVDENQATTYYVISYGSRKEVIAETDISAFGVPYGIEGAKQAAEDRKEIIEFALRNDGKEDVKVEISDYSLPRSTLFALGASGQVICLDADTGATRWIQQVGDFRLPSIGLGASKTHVAVANGSTVYCLDFDTGRILFSGQCKNGIDASPVCSEENVYVPLVSGRLQTFPIKGFGVESFNLVAEGGSRARPLITEKHVVWTTEKGHMNVAPLGSRRTVEYRLKTSAPIVSQAAASGGRLFVGSLDGFVYGVNETTGQLDWDVSTGQGVLGSPVPFGNEVYVVSRANELYKINADLGTYPEGWQVPIRGVKQIAGFGVDTLYCINIRGRLIGIDRKTRALTKSVEGASVELVMPNGITDRMFFATSGGFIQCVHEIGSLRPRFLETDLALAMQEDKTKPREDESAMGEENPFGDDAEDMDDDNPFGDDSNPFGDDDSSDESDESNPFGDG
- the purH gene encoding bifunctional phosphoribosylaminoimidazolecarboxamide formyltransferase/IMP cyclohydrolase — encoded protein: MDSPEVKRALISVSNKLGIVDFATGLVEKGVEIYSTGGTRRHLEQAGVKVLDVSEYTKFPEMMDGRVKTLHPKIFAGILARRNRADDMESMSDHDIVPFDMVVVNLYPFAATIANPNVLVHEAIEQIDIGGPSLIRAAAKNSDYVTVVSNPYQYAEVLDEINTSGTTSVGLRRRLMAQAFQHTANYDLTIADYFSGQTEGETFPATMTVVLNRQSVLRYGENSHQSAALYSSENNREASLVNSRQIHGKALSYNNLLDLDAALNIVRGFDKAACSVIKHNNPCGAAIGDSLKEACQKGFAGDPVSAFGSVVGMNQIVDGDTASYLAEGDLFVEAIVAPGFDDDALEILVTKPKWKKNVRLLKVGELDPQRGSWEMRQLVGGVLVQDADVLIDDPETWKVVTDVEPDESLMEELAFGWSMVRYVKSNAITLSKDCALVGVGAGQMSRVDSVRIAIRKAGEERAQGSVLASDAFFPFADSIPLAAEAGVSAIIQPGGSMRDQEVIDACNEHGIPMVFAGKRHFRH